In Carassius carassius chromosome 46, fCarCar2.1, whole genome shotgun sequence, the following proteins share a genomic window:
- the LOC132129693 gene encoding ER membrane protein complex subunit 1-like — MARLVVRLAISMSLLYTASAVFEDQVGKFDWRQQFIGKVRFALFDTHSQASKKLLLATDKNVFASLNSRTGDLFWRHVDKTGPEGHIDALLMYGQDAVVVVGNGRLLRSWETTVGGLKWEAVLDTGSFQAAALVGVQDFVKYVAVLKKSAISLHDLSSGSEIWVENLPDSDSVQYQTIYSGGNGLVFVLGVVPNSHIVIVEYKIEDGEIMNKKSVEAAWMSSLESSCAVVSSGVLLCVDQITQSLYTFPLQSAEQTEMRQIHLQTLDLEVASGFRPVLTSTQPDPAQPPLSEFFLQLSPDHHILLQFKDGLIAPLRDFNPAYLAAFATSGERTVAAVMSPKNDTACSINLFSADTGRRHLDTTIIYHMDPNGGKPNRLYVHAFLKKDDSVGYRVMVQTEDLALTFLQQPGRVVWMREEALADVVTMEMVDLPFTGTQAELEGEFGKKADGLLPMVLKRLSSQFILLQAWLAHLWKLFYDARKPRSSVKNEVTIDVLSRDEFNLQKMMLMVTASGKLFGIDSKSGTILWKQYLENIQPNSVFKLIVQRTTAHFPHPPQCTLLIKNKDTGLGSLYVFNPIFGKKSQISVPALPRPILQTLLLPVIDQDYAKVLLLIDDQYKVTAFPSTKNVLQQLQDTASSIFFYLVDSSQGKLSGFRLRKDLSTELIWEVVIPTEVQKIVAVKGKRANEHVHSQGRVMGDRSVLYKYLNPNLLAVITESTDTHQERSFVGIILIDGVTGRIVHEAVQRKARGPVHFVHSENWVVYVYWNSKFRRNEFSVLELFEGAELYNSTVFSSLDRPHPPQVLQQSYIFPAPINTLEATLTEKGITSRHLLVGLPSGNILSLPKLFLDPRRPEMVSEQSREENLIPYAPEMPIREEWFINYNQTVSRVRGIYTAPSGLESTCLVVAYGLDIYQSRVFPSKQFDVLKDDYDYILISSVLFGLFFATMISKRLAEVKLLNRAWR, encoded by the exons TCTGGCGTCATGTGGATAAGACTGGACCAGAGGGTCATATCGATGCGCTGCTTATGTATGGACAGG ATGCTGTTGTTGTTGTCGGGAATGGCCGTCTGCTTCGCTCCTGGGAGACCACAGTCGGTGGCTTGAAGTGGGAGGCAGTGCTTGATACAGGAAG CTTTCAGGCTGCTGCTTTAGTTGGAGTTCAAGACTTTGTGAAGTATGTTGCTGTGCTGAAGAAATCAGCAATCTCTCTCCATGACCTTTCAAGTGGCAGTGAGATATGGGTGGAAAACCTACCTGACAG TGACTCTGTGCAATATCAAACTATTTATTCTGGTGGGAATGGACTGGTGTTTGTTTTGGGAGTTGTGCCAAATTCCCATATTGTTATTGTTGAATACAAAATTGAAGATGGAGAAATCATGAACAAG AAATCAGTTGAAGCCGCATGGATGTCAAGCCTGGAGAGCAGCTGTGCAGTCGTCAGCTCAGGAGTCCTATTGTGTGTGGATCAGATCACACAGTCCCTGTACACTTTTCCACTGCAGTCTGCAGAACAGACAGAAATGAGACAGATCCACCTCCAG ACGCTAGATTTGGAGGTGGCGTCTGGATTCCGGCCTGTTCTGACATCCACTCAACCCGATCCAGCTCAGCCTCCTCTCTCTGAGTTCTTCTTGCAGCTCAGTCCAGATCATCACATCCTGCTGCAGTTCAAAGATGGCCTTATCGCTCCACTCCGAGACTTCAATCCA GCATATCTGGCTGCTTTTGCCACATCTGGAGAGAGGACAGTTGCTGCTGTGATGTCCCCAAAGAATGATACT GCTTGTAGCATCAACCTGTTCAGTGCTGACACAGGGCGGAGGCACCTTGATACCACGATTATCTACCACATGGACCCTAACGGAGGAAAGCCAAACAGA TTATATGTCCACGCCTTTCTGAAGAAAGATGATTCTGTGGGCTACCGAGTCATGGTGCAGACAGAAGACCTTGCACTCACATTTCTACAGCAACCTG GCAGGGTCGTCTGGATGAGGGAGGAGGCCCTGGCTGATGTGGTCACCATGGAGATGGTTGATCTGCCATTCACTGGAACACAGGCAGAACTGGAGGGAGAGTTTGGAAAGAAAGCTG ATGGGCTTTTACCCATGGTTCTCAAGCGCCTCTCTTCCCAGTTCATCCTGCTGCAGGCCTGGCTGGCCCATCTCTGGAAACTCTTTTATGATGCCCGGAAGCCCCGAAGCAGTGTGAAGAATGAGGTCACCATAGACGTACTGTCTCGGGATGAGTTCAACCTGCAGAAAATGATGTTGATGGTAACTGCCTCTGGGAAG CTCTTTGGCATCGACAGTAAATCGGGAACCATTTTATGGAAGCAGTATTTAGAAAACATCCAGCCCAACTCTGTTTTCAAACTCATTGTGCAGAGGACCACTGCTCACTTTCCTCATCCTCCACAGTGCACACTTCTTATAAAAAACAAG GACACTGGTCTTGGAAGCCTCTATGTCTTCAATCCCATCTTTGGCAAGAAGAGTCAAATTAGTGTCCCTGCCTTACCCAGACCAATCCTTCAGACCCTGCTGCTGCCTGTCATTGACCAGGACTATGCTAAAGTCCTTTTACTTATTGATGACCAGTACAAG GTCACAGCATTTCCATCTACAAAGAATGTTCTACAGCAGCTTCAAGACACAGCATCCTCCATATTTTTCTACCTAGTGGACTCCAGTCAGGGAAAACTGTCTGGTTTCCGTCTGCGCAAG GATTTGTCTACAGAGCTAATCTGGGAGGTGGTAATTCCCACTGAGGTGCAGAAGATAGTAGCTGTCAAAGGAAAACGTGCAAATGAACATGTGCATTCCCAGGGCAGAGTCATGGGGGATCGTAGTGTGCTCTACAAG TATCTGAACCCTAATCTCTTGGCTGTGATAACGGAAAGCACAGACACTCATCAGGAGCGCAGCTTTGTTGGAATCATCCTGATTGATGGTGTCACCGGACGTATTGTGCATGAAGCAGTGCAGCGGAAGGCCAGAGGACCTGTTCACTTTGTACATTCCGAAAACTGGGTGGTG TATGTGTACTGGAACTCCAAGTTCCGTAGAAATGAGTTTTCTGTGTTGGAGCTCTTTGAGGGAGCCGAGCTCTATAACAGCACAGTGTTCAGCTCCCTGGACAGACCACATCCACCCCAGGTTCTGCAGCAATCGTACATTTTTCCTGCTCCCATAAACACTTTGGAAGCCACACTTACGGAAAAAGGCATCACAAGCCGTCACCTTCTTG TCGGGCTGCCATCAGGCAACATTTTATCCTTACCAAAACTGTTTCTGGACCCACGGAGACCAGAGATGGTCTCAGAACAGAGTCG GGAGGAAAACCTCATACCATATGCCCCAGAAATGCCCATTCGTGAAGAGTGGTTTATAAACTACAACCAAACTGTGTCAAGAGTAAGGGGCATCTACACTGCCCCCTCTGGCCTGGAGTCTACCTGTTTG GTGGTTGCGTATGGTCTTGACATCTACCAGAGTAGAGTGTTCCCCTCCAAGCAATTTGATGTCCTTAAGGATGACTATGACTATATATTAATCAGCAGTGTACTCTTTGGCCTTTTCTTTGCAACCATGATCAGCAAACGTCTAGCGGAAGTGAAACTGCTCAACAGGGCATGGCGATAA